The following DNA comes from Carassius carassius chromosome 41, fCarCar2.1, whole genome shotgun sequence.
GAACTCAGACATCAGCTGTAAgactcttgtgtgtgtgttcatgacaGAAATGCacacattatttcattatttttaacctGATGTCTGTTTCAGTGGAACAGATCTACACACAGAGACCCGTCGCTGGTAAACGAGAGTCCCCAGAAGGAACggttagtgtgtttgtgtgattaaCCTCTGAGAGAAAACTGAGCTAGGTCAGTCAAAACCTTCCTCTGAGGACGTTCTCTACAGTCTTTCTCTTTCAGGAAACAGACAAGTATTGATGACCTCTCTTTATTCACAAATGTTTGTCCAGTCATGCCTTCTAGAACGAGTTCATGACTCTGACATAAACAAAAGGAATGATATGTCccagcacaacttcctgttttaacaGGAAATGCATAACCATAACGTAGCATGCGTTTGTGTTTGACATGTGTTGTTATTGATGTGATTGGTGTAGTTACGGACGTCAGGAGGGCGGTGGACGAGTCCCCCCATCACATCCAGAAGAAGGTAAGAGCCAACATCACATTTATTCACTCGTCTGTGCATCATACAGCCGTTTCTCATAATAAACTCTTACAGGGACGAGAGCGTGGACACGGATGACGATTATGACGACGTGGAAATGTAAGCTCTTCTCCTCTTCtgatttacatttatccatttgaACTGCTTTACATCTGATCAGTTCTTGCTCTCCATGGGAATCGTACCCATGACCTAGTGTCTGAGCTACAGGAAAGATATTAATAAAGACAGAAAGCTCATTTAAAAGAAGACTAACCAAACAGCGTTCTGTTGAGAGTGTGGTATGATGTCATTGATCAATGATATCTGTGGTTAATCGTGCCTCTTGCTCTCTCCCACAGACCAGCGAGGTACAGTACATCTTCAGTAGTCTACAGTACAGATGAAAGTCTTCATGAATTATGAAGATCTGATGGAGTGTGTGGTTTTCTCTCTTTAGTAGCACACTGAAGTTCAATGATGAcgttcctcctcctcttcctcccaaAGTGAGTCGCTCCACTGCGTCCGTGCACAGATTAAACCTGAAGTTCAATAAAACATGTCCAGAGGGAAATATTACTGCAATAGTTTTCAACTAAAGTTTCATATAAAAACCTGTTGAATCTTGTTCATGCTTCTGacgtgaaggggggggggggggggcatagtAAAACcctgaaatatatataaacctaGGTCCTCGTGatgaaaataaattcataaaaaggcTGAAACGATTGACTTATAGCTGTTATAATTAGCTGCAGATCAATGTAAAtcagtagcacacacacacacactaatacacaaaatgacttgtgtgtgtataatgttttcaaaatgtgtgtgtgtgtgtgtgtgtgttcagccgAAGCAGCGCAGTAGTTCAGAGGAGAGTATGGCAGCAGAAGATGATCACAGTAAAGCTCTGGGCATCAGCATCTCTACACCTTTATTCAGGACGTCCAGCGGGACACACACACGACCTCGACCCGTCCCTCGACCACGATCTGTGCGCAGCGTCAACTCAGGttatcatctcacacacacacatacacacatactgaaTGCACACTGTTCTCTCCTGATCCACCTGTATaacagcctgtgtgtgtgtgtgtgtagatccgTCTGCGTTCTCCAGCTTCCGCACTGAACCTCCAGCAGATCTTCAGCCTCCTGAACTTCCACCGAAGAAGGACAGAAGACGCAGACAAGCTCCTCAGGTGCCTGCTGATGTCCTCTAGTTCTGCTTCATCTCAGATCAGATCACCAGATCTTCAGGAGATTACAGCCAGAGCTTCTTCTTTTCATGTGCTCATCCACTAACATAGAGAAGATTCTGTGCAAAATGGGTTATCGATTGTTTTAATCTTCACACATGTGTAAGAAGTGTGGGTTAATGCTCTGAGCTCTCACAGGAAGTCAGATATCTTGTGTGAGGTGAGTCGTGTCTCTGCTGTCAGGTCACAGTGTTGTTTCTCTCTCGTTCAGGATCCGGTCGAGTGCGTCAGTCCAGTGGTCAAGAAACCACCGGTACGTTCTGACCTCACTTACTTCTGTTTACCACACTTTCTAGAAATAAGTCGCGCCTGATTATAAGATGCACTGAAACAAAATTGCAttgttgagaaaaataaaataagaaatgtgtaTAAGTGGCATATAATTATTGGAATCagaaataagaataaaacaaaactttataAACACTGTAAGTAAGTAATACTATTATAGTTCTcgttaatatttagattttatatattatttgatttatttacatttttgtaattgttttgtatttttgtcattttattagttattttttaataaatgttgtatctcagttttagttgtatttatttttagctcaagttaaattaaattaatttgaaaaaataattaattaaataaaaaatgctaaatatgaaaaaactgaaactaactgaaataaatgatcaaatatttttaataattatattaaaaattaattatagtgGCATTCTTTATTATAAAgaagatttattataaataccAAGCCTAAGCACAAACTgtgttaaatttaaatttgagAGGAGATGAcaagtgaaatattatattatattatattatattatattatattatattatattatattatattatattatattatattatattatattatattatattatattatattatattatattatattatattatattatattgatgaTGGTGACTTGTATCCCGTGATGCTCAAGTAAGAAGCAGTGTTTGCTGAagtctctctctctgacagattGTCTTCAGGAAGGTCTTTCACGGCTGTCCTCTGAAGCTCAGCTGCTCGATCTCATGGGAACATCCCACCACTAAAGGTACAGTCTGCCCTCTTCTGCCGGACCGTTTTCAGAGTATAAACTATCAGTAATCTTCCTCATGTTGGCTGTAGATCAGCACCTGATTTTCGGGGCGGATGAGGGGATCTTCACACTAAACCTCAACAGTTCTGAGACGACCATGGAGCTGGTGAGAGACCCTCACACCTTCAGGTCATTCTTCAGCACATTCACTCTCCTTTAATCTGCTTCTGCTCTTTCCCAGCTGTTTCCTGGCAAGTGTGTGTGGCTGTACACCATCGGCGGCGTGTTAATGTCCGTCTCAGGTGAGGAGCACAcctgtatgatgatgatgatgatgatgatgggaagtgtgtgtgtgatgcaggaCTGATGAGAGTTTTGTGAAACAGGGAAGTCGTCTCAGCTGCACTCGCACTCGCTGAAGGAGCTGTACGAACAGACGCGCAGAGAGCATCGCATCGTTGCCCTGCCGACACACAGGCTGTTGCCACGGTAACCGCCTCCTTCTGTTACATTGTATGCATTTGAGTTATGAGCCAGCATGACACATACTTACTGCAGCAACACGTTTACCGATGTGTGTTTGATTCTGACCACACCTGCAAGAAAACtgagaaaccacacacacacacacacacacacacacacagaacatacATCACTCTTAACGGAACTTTGTTGTGACTTAATGACCCAAATAAAGGCTAACCAAaagagagcacacacacacatactttctctctctctctctctctctctctcacacacacacacacacacacactcagtctaaTCTTGCTCCTCTCATCGTCTCATAACAGGAAGTTCGCAGTCAGCACAAAGATTCCAGACACAAAGGGATGCAGGACGTGTTCAGTGGGTGAGGCCAGAAATCCTCCTCACTTCTACTTTAACCAGCTTCAGAAAGCTTCTGGTTATCAGAATGATTCACATAAAGCACACACTGGTTTTAGTTTGTTCAGCAGCTCTGTAAACGAACGACTGttggctgttgtgtgtgtgcagctcATAACGCTCAGAACGGCTGTGTGTTTCTGTGCTGTGCGCTGGAGTCCAGCGTGGTTCTGCTGCAGTGGTACGAGCCCATGCACAAGTTCATGCTGATCAAGGTGAGGAACACAGACAGTGAAGATCTCCAGCGTCTCACCCCTGACCTTTCACATCACtcgcccaccacacacacacacacacacacacgtcagcaCATATCTGTTCTGATATAAATATGTTTCTCACTTCAGTCTCACTCTGTGTGTCACAACAATCTTGTTTTCTGTCGAACAATAAACTACAACAGtgcattaaaatgtttgtgtAAAATCACCTTTTGTGACGTACATTACCATTtaacatttttgaaagaagtctcatctgctcaacaaggctgcatttatttgataaaaaacagaaaagtacactgaaatattattctagcgtaaatcatctgttttctgtgtgaatctgtgttaaagtgtaatttatttctgtgatgctccgctgtattttcagcatcattcctccagtcttcagtgtcacatgatcttcagaaatcatgataatatcatgatttactgctcaagaaacatttctgattattatcaatgttgaacacagttgtgctgctcaatatttctgtggaaactgtgatgcatttgatttttcaggattcacagatgaacagaaagttcagaagaacagcatttattagaaacagaaatctgttactgtcacctttgatcagtttaatgtgtctttAATGAATAAGATCATCAGTTTCATCATGAACTCTGTTCTGTCTCACAGCAATTCGACTTCCCTCTGCCGACGCCGCTGCGTCTGTTTGAGATGATGGTGGCTCCGGATCAGGAATATCCTCAGGTTTATATCCGGGTGAGCAGAGGATCCGGGCCGTCACACCCGGTCCAGCTGGACTATATCGACCTGAACTCAAACACATCCTGGTTCGCTGATACTGGACTCGgtaatggacacacacacacacacacacacacacacatgcagcgcTGCAGAATGTCTcacgcatctctctctctctctgtgtgtgtgtgtgtgtgtttcttagaGAACCGCTGCGCTGACAGAGTTCAGTTGAATCAGCTGGACAGCGACACACTGCTAGTTTTGATGGACAGTGAGTATCATGTGACTGTGTCTggaatatatacttttttgtgtgtgtgtataatctcTCAATCTTGGCTCattattatacaaaatgtatttaaaggggtcatacgatgTGATTTCAATTTCTCCTTTctgtttggagtgttacaagctcttggtgaataaagaagaagatctgtaatgttgcaaagactaaagtctcaaatccacagagatattctttatgaGAGTTAAGACTCACACAGATGTTCAgacaaagaaagaaggaaaattgatgaatatttttttaaaccttaaaccacataaacacatttcattagaccaaatacacaaaataatgttcttttcagcatcatcatatgacccctttaaagaaaatgatatatgtatttttgtgctttttgttGTGGACTGAATGCACATATAAACCCATTTCACACTTGTTTTCAAAAGTATTGTCTGTGGTAATGAACATGACACAGAGTTATTGTAAACAACCCCCGAACATTCCATCAATGGCCACAGAAAGTTTCTTACAGAACGTCTGTCAGTGGAacgttccacacacacacacacacacacacacacacacacacactcattggcCCCCTTATACACAAACACTACAGAAGATGTCATGGCTgtgatgatgatgtttttctgTCGGTCATCAGACTCTGTTCATACGGTCGCTCTGGACGGATCGGCTAAATGTCACAGACACCTGACGGACGTCAGCTTTAAGTTAGACATCAACGccgtgggtgagtgtgtgtgtgtgtgtgtttcgcatGTTTTTAACCAGCAAGAACTCCATCACAACCTACAAACTCTGTTCTCAGTGTATCACGACGAGACGCTGATCGCCGTCTGGAAACACGGCTGGCAGAGGAGATGTCAGGGGTCATCAGAGATCCTGCAGGAGATCACTGACCACAAGAAGACATTCCGGCTGCTGGGGTccgacaggtacacacacacactcacacacacacacacacacacacacacacacactcacacacacacacacacacacacacactcacacacacactcacacacacacacacactcacacacacacacacacacacacacactcacacacacacactcacacacacacactcacacacacacacacacacacacactcacacacacacactcacacacacactcacacacacacacacacacacacacacacacacacacacacactcacacacacacacacacacacacacactcacacacacactcacacacacacacacacacacacacacactcacacacacacactcacacacacacacacactcacacacacacacacacactcacacacacacacactcacacacacacacacacacacacacactcacacacacacacacactcacacacacacacacacacactcacacacacacactcacacacacacactcacacacacacacacacacacacacacactcacacacacacacacacacaaacacacacacacacacacacacacacacacacacacacacacacacacactcacacacacacacacacaaacactcactcacacacacacacacacacacacacactcacactcacacacacacacacacacactcactcacacacacacacacacacacacacacactcacacacacacacacacacactcacacacacacacacacacacacacactcacacacacacacacactcacatacacacacactcacacacacacacacacacacacacacacacacacacacacactcacatacacacacacacacacacacacactcacatacacacacacacacactcacatacacacacacacacacacacacatacacacacacacacacacacactcacatacacacacacacacactcacatacacacacacacacacacacacactcacatacacacacacacacacacacactcacatacacacacacacacacacacacacactcacacacacacactcacatacacacacacacacacacacacacacactcacacacacacacactcacacacacacacacacacacacacacacacacacacactcacatacacacacacacacactcacacacacacacacacacactcacacacacacacacacacacacactcacacacacacacacaaacacacacactcactcacacacacacacacactcacacacacacacacacacaaacacacactcacacacacacacacacacacacactcactcacacacacacacacacacacactcacactcacacacacacactcacacacacacacacactcacacacacatacacacacacactctcacactcacacacacacacactcactcacacacacacacacacacacactcacatacacacacacacacacacacacacactcacacacacacacacacacacacacacactcacatacacacacactcacacacacacacacacaaacacacacactcactcacacacacacacactcacacacacacacactcacacacacacacacacactcacacacacacactcacatacacacacacacacacacacacacacacactcacacacacacacacacacacacacactcacacacacacactcacacacatatttgaagtgcacttttttGTGTACACTCTCTGATATGAACAGGAGCTGAATTCCATCTTTCTTCCCAAACTGAAAAAGCTGATCGTCCAAAAGACAGTTTTCTTAAATTTCCCAACAGTTATCTTTAGAGAAAGTAACACACTTTTTAAGAGTTGGTGGAGCAAGATCAtgaattaatttcatttaattatggTATGTTTGCTTCCTTTCAACAGAATCGTTGTCATGGAGAAGCGAGCGTGTGATGACCAATCAGGACTCTGTAATCTGTACATCCTGGAGACGGTTGACTCCGCCCCTGTGTCCCTAACACACACACGGCTAACCTCTGTTATTAATTAAACTCCTCCAGGTGTTAATAAAGAGGTCAGCACAGGTGTGAGAACACAGGCCACGTctgtctgcagtgtgtgtgtgtgtgtgtgtgtgtgtgtgatctctcaGTGATCAATCCACCGGTGAACCATTACAAGTAGAACAAATTGTACAGTTTCTAACTAGTTTGCTGCACAGTAAGATTCAGAAACAGAAACCCAGAGCAGGTGAGAATGTGGACAGGAAGCCTAGAGCTGTATTTCTAGATTTCTGAGTATttcaggtcaagtcacctttatttgtagaGCGCTTTATACAATGCTGAGACACAGCATGTTCTGACAGCGCAGTCAttacagtaagtgtgtgtgtgtgtgagagagagtgtgtgagtggctgagtgtgtgatgtgtgtgtgagcagcGCCACCGCCTGGTCAGatcttctgtctgtctgctgttctTCTGACTGGACATTAAAGGTCTGCTGAATATCTCAGAGGAGAGGAGGATTTGCACGTCTGTTGTAGATTAATAAAGTTGTTCTGTGTGAAGTCAGCCGGAGATATGAAtgtaactgaaactgaaataaaagctaTTCAAGATGGTTATACAAATATGAGTctcattttaaaaatgctacacattcataatgtaaaaaattatagatggatggatagatagatagatagatagatagatagatagattacattttaacattcagTTTCAGACTTCTCTGACATTCACATAACCAAGATACTCATTAtcaatacattaattaaatagATAATGTTTTGAATGATTTGAGAATCctcagaaataatgttttcataatttaatgTTAACGTTAGCAAAATATTCTAAGAACATATTTTTat
Coding sequences within:
- the LOC132123001 gene encoding mitogen-activated protein kinase kinase kinase kinase 5 — its product is SDISLEQIYTQRPVAGKRESPEGTLRTSGGRWTSPPITSRRRDESVDTDDDYDDVEIPARYSTSSVVYSTDESLHDSTLKFNDDVPPPLPPKPKQRSSSEESMAAEDDHSKALGISISTPLFRTSSGTHTRPRPVPRPRSVRSVNSDPSAFSSFRTEPPADLQPPELPPKKDRRRRQAPQDPVECVSPVVKKPPIVFRKVFHGCPLKLSCSISWEHPTTKDQHLIFGADEGIFTLNLNSSETTMELLFPGKCVWLYTIGGVLMSVSGKSSQLHSHSLKELYEQTRREHRIVALPTHRLLPRKFAVSTKIPDTKGCRTCSVAHNAQNGCVFLCCALESSVVLLQWYEPMHKFMLIKQFDFPLPTPLRLFEMMVAPDQEYPQVYIRVSRGSGPSHPVQLDYIDLNSNTSWFADTGLENRCADRVQLNQLDSDTLLVLMDNSVHTVALDGSAKCHRHLTDVSFKLDINAVVYHDETLIAVWKHGWQRRCQGSSEILQEITDHKKTFRLLGSDRIVVMEKRACDDQSGLCNLYILETVDSAPVSLTHTRLTSVIN